The proteins below come from a single Malus domestica chromosome 03, GDT2T_hap1 genomic window:
- the LOC103407660 gene encoding probable 2-oxoglutarate-dependent dioxygenase AOP1.2 isoform X2, whose translation MFIPLLDLSVKQFLKTKLIIGRVQERNMGSETQPPVVPVVDLSSENMKPGTDAWLLACKKVQHALEEFGCFEAVYKKDTLETQNSIFSAIKDFCDLPLETKMQKTSDKPLHSYFGRNPLFPHDFSTGIENPETVEGVQKFTSIMWPAGNERFRESVHSFSRMLVELDQMVTRMVFDIYGVQRLYDSHKASTTYQLRCIEYQIQAIQQTDKSDVRLFPHTDKGFTTILHQNEVNGLQIKTRAGQRIDYAPSSPSSFIVFAADVLMNSGARRKRT comes from the exons ATGTTCATCCCATTGCTAGATCTATCAGTGAAGCAATTCCTGAAGACTAAATTAATAATTGGGAGAGTTCAAGAGAGAAATATGGGGTCAGAAACTCAGCCTCCTGTGGTTCCCGTTGTGGACTTATCCAGTGAAAACATGAAGCCTGGAACAGATGCATGGCTCTTGGCATGCAAAAAAGTCCAGCATGCCTTGGAAGAGTTCGGCTGCTTTGAAGCTGTTTACAAAAAAGATACTTTGGAAACTcaaaactccattttttctgCGATAAAAGATTTTTGTGATCTTCCATTAGAAACTAAAATGCAGAAGACCAGTGATAAGCCTCTCCACAGCTATTTTGGCCGAAATCCGCTCTTTCCTCACGATTTTTCCACTGGCATTGAGAATCCAGAAACTGTAGAAGGAGTTCAAAAGTTCACTAGTATCATGTGGCCTGCAGGAAATGAACGTTTTCG TGAAAGTGTTCATTCCTTCTCAAGGATGTTGGTAGAATTGGATCAAATGGTGACAAGAATGGTATTTGATATTTATGGGGTGCAGAGGCTCTATGACTCTCACAAGGCATCAACCACTTACCAGCTTAGATGCATTGAATATCAAATACAGGCCATACAGCAGACGGATAAGAGTGACGTGAGACTCTTTCCTCACACAGACAAGGGTTTCACAACCATACTGCATCAAAATGAGGTAAATGGTTTGCAGATCAAAACAAGGGCTGGCCAACGGATTGATTATGCACCTTCTTCACCTTCATCTTTTATAGTATTTGCAGCCGATGTACTCATG AATTCAGGTGCCAGGCGCAAACGCACATGA
- the LOC103407660 gene encoding probable 2-oxoglutarate-dependent dioxygenase AOP1 isoform X1, whose product MFIPLLDLSVKQFLKTKLIIGRVQERNMGSETQPPVVPVVDLSSENMKPGTDAWLLACKKVQHALEEFGCFEAVYKKDTLETQNSIFSAIKDFCDLPLETKMQKTSDKPLHSYFGRNPLFPHDFSTGIENPETVEGVQKFTSIMWPAGNERFRESVHSFSRMLVELDQMVTRMVFDIYGVQRLYDSHKASTTYQLRCIEYQIQAIQQTDKSDVRLFPHTDKGFTTILHQNEVNGLQIKTRAGQRIDYAPSSPSSFIVFAADVLMAWSNDRVYASEHQVIMKEEKTRYSVALFSYKNGIVQVPEELVDDKHPLRYKPFDQFDYLRFFQTEEAQKIKHPIKAYCGI is encoded by the exons ATGTTCATCCCATTGCTAGATCTATCAGTGAAGCAATTCCTGAAGACTAAATTAATAATTGGGAGAGTTCAAGAGAGAAATATGGGGTCAGAAACTCAGCCTCCTGTGGTTCCCGTTGTGGACTTATCCAGTGAAAACATGAAGCCTGGAACAGATGCATGGCTCTTGGCATGCAAAAAAGTCCAGCATGCCTTGGAAGAGTTCGGCTGCTTTGAAGCTGTTTACAAAAAAGATACTTTGGAAACTcaaaactccattttttctgCGATAAAAGATTTTTGTGATCTTCCATTAGAAACTAAAATGCAGAAGACCAGTGATAAGCCTCTCCACAGCTATTTTGGCCGAAATCCGCTCTTTCCTCACGATTTTTCCACTGGCATTGAGAATCCAGAAACTGTAGAAGGAGTTCAAAAGTTCACTAGTATCATGTGGCCTGCAGGAAATGAACGTTTTCG TGAAAGTGTTCATTCCTTCTCAAGGATGTTGGTAGAATTGGATCAAATGGTGACAAGAATGGTATTTGATATTTATGGGGTGCAGAGGCTCTATGACTCTCACAAGGCATCAACCACTTACCAGCTTAGATGCATTGAATATCAAATACAGGCCATACAGCAGACGGATAAGAGTGACGTGAGACTCTTTCCTCACACAGACAAGGGTTTCACAACCATACTGCATCAAAATGAGGTAAATGGTTTGCAGATCAAAACAAGGGCTGGCCAACGGATTGATTATGCACCTTCTTCACCTTCATCTTTTATAGTATTTGCAGCCGATGTACTCATG GCATGGAGTAACGACAGGGTATACGCAAGTGAGCATCAAGTCATCATGAAAGAGGAGAAAACAAGATATTCGGTGGCATTATTCTCATATAAAAATGGGATTGTGCAAGTACCTGAAGAGCTAGTTGATGACAAACACCCCTTACGATATAAGCCATTTGATCAATTTGATTACCTTCGTTTCTTTCAAACTGAGGAGGCACAGAAAATTAAGCATCCTATCAAAGCCTACTGTGGTATTTGA
- the LOC103418734 gene encoding peptidyl-prolyl cis-trans isomerase CYP19-4, whose protein sequence is MGRTTSLMLCTLVLFGTLALIEAKKSKEDLKEVTHKVYFDVEISGKPAGRVVIGLFGKAVPKTAENFRALCTGEKGVGKSGKPLHFKGSKFHRIIPSFMIQGGDFTLGDGRGGESIYGEKFADENFKLKHTGPGLLSMANAGPDTNGSQFFITTVTTNWLDGRHVVFGKVPSGMDVVYKVEAEGNQSGTPKSKVVIADSGELPL, encoded by the exons ATGGGTCGAACGACGTCGTTGATGCTCTGTACCCTCGTCCTCTTCGGAACCCTAGCTCTCATTGAg GCAAAGAAGTCGAAGGAGGATCTGAAGGAAGTGACCCACAAGGTTTACTTTGATGTCGAGATTTCTGGAAAGCCAGCTG GACGGGTTGTGATCGGTCTCTTTGGGAAGGCGGTTCCCAAGACTGCAG AGAATTTTCGAGCTCTTTGCACAG GGGAGAAGGGCGTTGGAAAGAGTGGAAAGCCTCTCCATTTCAAGGGTAGCAAATTCCACAGGATTATACCCAGTTTCATGATCCAAGGAGGTGATTTCACACTAGGCGATGGAAGAGGGGGAGAGTCAATTTACGGAGAGAAGTTTGCTGATGAAAATTTCAAGCTAAAGCATACTGGCCCAG GGCTTTTGTCAATGGCAAATGCTGGTCCCGACACCAATGGTTCACAATTCTTCATCACAACTGTGACGACTAACTG GTTGGATGGCAGACATGTTGTATTCGGAAAGGTGCCGTCTGGAATGGATGTGGTTTACAAGGTTGAAGCTGAAGGAAATCAGAGTGGCACACCCAAGAGCAAAGTTGTGATTGCCGACAGTGGTGAACTTCCTCTCTAG
- the LOC103427113 gene encoding mitogen-activated protein kinase kinase kinase 3 has product MPAWWGRKSSKSKEEQEKAVQHKNPYSNRNSNNFVIKSSTSNDIKNKEKDERPRSFDEHVTRRSPRASREFAGPVGVSSSGFLGFDSDGGERAAHPLPRPSVSSLQGLPLGNDQGNGLGSGSASLSSVSSSGSDDPPVAQCGAASSYRFIGDPKVSMMPKSPGPRSRGPTSPTSPLHPRLCAMSLESPTGKQEDGKSVCHPLPLPPGSPTSPFASPSSRTSPVTENSTCALSKWKKGKLLGRGTFGHVYVGFNSESGQMCAIKEVRLVTDDQSLKECLKQLNQEINLLSQLSHPNIVRYYGSELGEDALSVYLEYVSGGSIYKLLQEYGAFKEPVIQNYTRQIVSGLAYLHERNTVHRDIKGANILVGPNGEIKLADFGMAKHITNCASMLSFKGSPYWMAPEVVMNTNGYSLAVDIWSLGCTILEMATSKPPWSQYEGVAAIFKIGNSKDIPHIPDHLSNEAKSFVRLCLQRNPSERPTASGLLDHPFIREQTTTRSSNIKVTKDAFPYAFHGSRTPPVLELHSNRTSFTLSDADHTAKPTIATSRDWRSPSENIRMITSLPVSPCSSPLRQYGQTHKSSLLSPPHPTYAMMGQSSYNLSDYSSYNKLSPTTSYTLDPWQETTLLKAQTLGSSPRARPF; this is encoded by the exons ATGCCTGCTTGGTGGGGAAGAAAATCAAGCAAGAGCAAAGAAGAGCAAGAGAAGGCAGTACAGCATAAAAACCCCTACTCTAACCGCAACAGCAACAACTTTGTCATCAAATCTTCGACCAGTAACGATATTAAGAACAAGGAGAAGGACGAAAGGCCGAGGAGCTTCGATGAGCATGTAACGCGGAGATCACCCAGAGCCAGCAGGGAATTTGCTGGCCCTGTTGGTGTCTCTTCTTCTGgctttttgggttttgactcAGACGGCGGTGAGAGAGCGGCTCATCCCCTGCCTCGCCCATCGGTATCGTCCCTGCAGGGTTTGCCTTTGGGAAATGATCAGGGGAATGGGTTAGGATCTGGGTCCGCCTCTTTATCAAGCGTCAGCTCCTCTGGCTCTGACGACCCACCGGTTGCTCAATGCGGTGCTGCTTCCAGCTATAG ATTTATTGGTGATCCAAAGGTCAGCATGATGCCGAAAAGCCCAGGTCCTAGGTCTAGGGGGCCAACTAGTCCAACATCTCCTCTTCATCCACGATTATGTGCCATGAGTTTGGAGTCTCCAACAGGAAAGCAAGAAGATGGCAAAAGTGTGTGTCATCCTCTTCCGCTCCCTCCGGGTTCTCCAACTAGCCCTTTTGCCTCGCCCAGCAGTAGAACTAGTCCAGTGACTGAAAACTCAACTTGTGCGCTATCAAAGTGGAAGAAGGGAAAGCTTTTAGGAAGAGGGACCTTTGGCCATGTTTATGTCGGATTTAACAG TGAAAGTGGGCAAATGTGTGCAATTAAAGAAGTCAGGCTTGTTACAGATGATCAATCATTAAAAGAATGTCTTAAGCAACTGAATCAG GAGATAAATTTGCTTAGTCAGCTCTCACATCCAAACATCGTTCGATATTATGGAAGTGAATTG GGTGAAGATGCACTCTCTGTTTATTTGGAATATGTGTCTGGTGGCTCAATTTATAAACTACTACAAGAATATGGTGCCTTTAAGGAACCTGTGATTCAAAATTATACCAGACAGATTGTATCTGGTCTTGCCTACTTACACGAAAGAAATACAGTTCATAG GGACATCAAAGGAGCAAACATATTAGTGGGTCCTAATGGTGAAATCAAGTTGGCAGACTTTGGCATGGCTAAACAT ATCACAAATTGTGCTTCAATGCTGTCATTCAAGGGAAGTCCTTATTGGATGGCCCCagag GTCGTAATGAATACGAACGGTTATAGCCTTGCCGTGGATATATGGAGCTTAGGATGTACAATTCTTGAAATGGCAACTTCTAAACCTCCTTGGAGCCAGTATGAAGGG GTGGCTGCAATTTTTAAAATTGGAAACAGCAAAGATATTCCACATATTCCTGATCATCTTTCAAACGAGGCAAAGAGTTTTGTGAGGCTATGTTTGCAACGGAACCCATCGGAGCGTCCTACGGCTTCTGGACTTCTAGACCACCCTTTCATTAGGGAGCAAACAACGACAAGATCTTCTAACATCAAAGTAACCAAGGATGCCTTCCCATATGCTTTTCACGGAAGCAGGACGCCG CCAGTATTAGAGCTACACTCCAACAGAACAAGTTTCACCTTGAGTGATGCAGATCACACAGCAAAGCCCACAATCGCAACTTCAAGAGATTGGCGGAGCCCTAG CGAGAATATAAGGATGATTACATCTTTGCCTGTATCTCCTTGTTCAAGCCCCTTACGACAATATGGACAGACACACAAGAGCTCGTTACTTTCTCCTCCTCATCCAACTTATGCCATGATGGGACAAAGTAGTTACAATTTGAGCGACTACTCATCGTATAACAAGCTAAGTCCTACTACGTCGTACACTCTTGATCCCTGGCAGGAAACAACGCTACTTAAAGCTCAAACGCTCGGCAGTTCACCAAGAGCAAGACCCTTTTGA